The following proteins come from a genomic window of Proteiniphilum propionicum:
- a CDS encoding RagB/SusD family nutrient uptake outer membrane protein: protein MKINSIKIIAGTVILLFVIYFSSCSMEPELTDRYTSETPWRNEKNLDLYLNSFYGLLGTTSYYSQNVSDDGYSDMIKFNQEIDSHNQFVFNTVPVTPANNPLDNWAWGHNWVIACNRFIDGLYTYGGHFPEELRLRAEAEVRFFRAHVYFMLARRYGGRVVIHRELPDMNIKDRKLSEPEECWDFIAEDLDFAAEHLPVTAEKGKLVKGGAYGLKARTMLYAKRWKAASDAAKAVIDLDIYELYPDYGALFKMERGKGNDINNKESILEVGYSTPDLGYSFDYFYCPKGDGGYAEIAPTENLVMNYLIKDGSGKYVEFDWNNPVHASEPYKNREPRFYQSVLYNGAEWKGRIIETYEGGKDAMTQGAGGSTTGYYLRKLFDEKQRGGFDKSGLTLYYLRYAEVLLIYAEAMAEQNELKTAFDYLNEVRKRGGLDPLPVSNRNEFNKELRRERIVELAFEGHRFWDLRRWGIAKSVLNGVSMKGVKTIKNSDGTFTYRLIDCERKKRVYLDRYDTFPIPSAELQKNQLAEQTDIWK, encoded by the coding sequence ATGAAAATAAATAGTATAAAAATAATAGCAGGAACTGTAATCTTACTTTTTGTTATATATTTTTCCAGCTGTTCGATGGAACCTGAATTGACTGATCGTTATACCTCCGAAACACCCTGGAGAAACGAAAAAAACCTGGATCTTTATTTGAATTCTTTTTACGGTCTACTAGGCACTACATCCTATTATTCTCAAAATGTTTCAGATGACGGGTATAGTGACATGATAAAATTCAATCAGGAGATTGACAGCCATAACCAGTTTGTTTTTAATACAGTTCCAGTTACTCCTGCAAATAACCCATTAGACAATTGGGCATGGGGACACAATTGGGTGATCGCATGCAACCGTTTTATCGATGGCCTTTATACGTATGGAGGGCACTTTCCAGAGGAGTTACGATTAAGAGCTGAAGCCGAAGTTCGTTTTTTTCGCGCACATGTATATTTTATGCTTGCGCGCCGGTATGGAGGAAGAGTTGTTATTCATAGAGAATTGCCAGATATGAATATAAAAGACCGGAAATTATCCGAACCGGAAGAATGCTGGGATTTTATAGCTGAAGATCTTGATTTTGCTGCAGAACACCTTCCTGTTACTGCAGAGAAAGGCAAACTTGTAAAGGGTGGGGCATATGGTCTTAAGGCTAGGACAATGTTGTATGCTAAGCGTTGGAAAGCGGCATCTGATGCAGCAAAAGCAGTAATAGATCTCGATATTTATGAATTATATCCAGATTATGGAGCTCTATTTAAAATGGAAAGAGGAAAAGGGAATGACATTAATAATAAGGAAAGCATACTCGAAGTAGGATATAGTACTCCAGATTTAGGTTATAGTTTTGACTATTTTTATTGTCCAAAAGGAGATGGTGGCTATGCAGAGATAGCTCCGACAGAAAACCTTGTAATGAATTATCTTATCAAAGATGGAAGTGGAAAATATGTTGAATTTGATTGGAATAATCCAGTACATGCATCTGAACCATATAAAAATAGAGAACCAAGATTCTACCAATCTGTATTATACAATGGGGCCGAATGGAAAGGTCGAATAATTGAGACTTACGAAGGAGGAAAAGATGCTATGACACAAGGTGCAGGTGGAAGCACAACAGGTTATTATTTAAGAAAATTGTTTGATGAAAAACAAAGGGGCGGTTTTGATAAATCAGGCTTAACATTATATTATTTACGTTATGCCGAAGTATTACTAATTTATGCCGAAGCCATGGCTGAACAAAATGAGTTAAAAACAGCATTCGATTATCTAAACGAGGTAAGAAAAAGAGGAGGATTGGATCCGTTGCCAGTTAGCAATAGAAATGAATTTAACAAAGAACTACGACGTGAACGCATTGTTGAATTGGCTTTTGAAGGGCATCGATTTTGGGATCTTCGTCGTTGGGGAATAGCAAAAAGCGTACTAAACGGAGTATCGATGAAAGGGGTAAAAACCATTAAAAATTCAGATGGGACATTTACTTATAGGCTTATTGATTGCGAAAGGAAAAAACGTGTATATTTAGATAGATATGATACTTTTCCAATCCCTTCAGCGGAGTTACAAAAGAACCAATTAGCTGAACAAACTGATATATGGAAATAA
- a CDS encoding ADP-ribosylglycohydrolase family protein has product MKIKGILFIFLICFLTSCGKIASEEYKEITQAKLHDKIKGAWAGKMIGVMHGIDMEFQAVGEIFKDSITWTPKMIEGALGEDDIYGQLSFMATMEKNEGLKTPVAKLAEEFAFAQFNLCHANLQARKNFFDDIMPPLSGTPEYNMHANDLDFQIESDFIGFINPGMPYSAALMADSIGRIMAYGDGLYGGIFVSGMHAFAFFESDAKTVVKKALQLIPTESEYAQAIQTVIDGYDTNPDNWEKTWTTIQERWGDADVCVPYHPFNIDATINGAYIAMGLLYGENDMGKTVEITIRCGQDTDCNAANAAAVLGIMYGFEAIDEKFKSHIPHMEDSLFLNTNYSFKKAVSQTELFAEENILSNGGTLENVTYRVKLQKPKVIGELEQAFQNKIMTDLVTMTDKEKYSLTGSWEDFQNGDGDYELYQVSTKPGDIFEIKFKGTGITIMGSYNVDGGTAMAYIDNKPLREFNCYYQKEAGKWLANRQHIIHAMNLEEGDHTLKIVVLNKKEPNSIGYKIYIERVVIFSNKNDIKY; this is encoded by the coding sequence ATGAAAATAAAAGGTATTTTATTTATCTTCTTGATATGTTTTCTCACCTCATGTGGAAAGATAGCCAGTGAGGAATATAAAGAAATAACACAAGCCAAATTACATGACAAAATAAAAGGTGCATGGGCAGGCAAAATGATCGGGGTTATGCATGGTATTGATATGGAATTTCAAGCCGTTGGTGAAATATTTAAGGACTCAATCACTTGGACTCCTAAGATGATTGAAGGCGCTCTTGGAGAGGATGATATTTACGGGCAATTAAGTTTTATGGCAACAATGGAAAAAAATGAGGGTTTAAAAACCCCAGTAGCGAAACTTGCAGAAGAGTTTGCCTTTGCTCAATTCAATCTTTGTCATGCCAATCTTCAGGCTCGTAAGAATTTCTTTGATGACATTATGCCACCTCTTTCGGGAACTCCGGAATATAACATGCATGCAAATGACCTGGATTTTCAAATTGAGTCCGATTTTATTGGTTTTATAAATCCTGGCATGCCTTATTCTGCCGCTCTGATGGCAGACAGTATCGGACGAATCATGGCGTATGGCGATGGGCTTTATGGTGGTATTTTTGTTTCAGGGATGCATGCATTTGCTTTCTTTGAATCGGATGCGAAAACTGTGGTAAAAAAGGCACTGCAATTAATCCCGACTGAAAGTGAATATGCCCAAGCCATTCAAACTGTTATTGACGGATACGACACAAATCCGGATAATTGGGAAAAAACATGGACGACAATTCAGGAAAGATGGGGAGACGCTGATGTCTGTGTCCCTTATCATCCATTCAATATTGACGCAACCATCAATGGGGCATATATTGCAATGGGATTGCTTTATGGAGAAAACGATATGGGCAAAACTGTCGAAATTACAATTAGATGTGGACAAGATACTGACTGTAATGCAGCTAACGCAGCAGCAGTTTTGGGTATTATGTATGGATTCGAGGCGATAGATGAAAAATTCAAGTCTCATATTCCTCACATGGAAGACAGTCTGTTTTTAAACACAAACTATTCTTTTAAAAAAGCTGTATCGCAGACAGAGCTATTTGCAGAAGAAAATATTCTATCCAATGGGGGTACTTTAGAAAATGTTACCTATAGAGTTAAACTACAAAAACCAAAAGTAATCGGGGAATTGGAACAAGCTTTTCAAAATAAAATTATGACTGATCTTGTAACAATGACTGATAAAGAAAAATATTCACTCACCGGAAGCTGGGAAGATTTTCAGAACGGTGATGGGGATTATGAGTTATATCAAGTTTCAACAAAACCCGGTGATATTTTTGAAATTAAGTTCAAAGGCACAGGCATCACAATTATGGGAAGTTATAATGTAGATGGCGGTACGGCAATGGCATATATCGATAATAAGCCCTTGAGAGAGTTTAATTGCTATTATCAAAAAGAGGCGGGTAAATGGCTTGCAAACAGACAACATATTATTCATGCAATGAATCTTGAAGAGGGTGATCATACCTTAAAAATAGTTGTGTTGAATAAAAAAGAGCCAAATTCTATTGGCTACAAAATATACATAGAAAGAGTGGTTATATTCAGCAACAAGAACGATATAAAATATTAA
- a CDS encoding DUF5018 domain-containing protein translates to MEITSLIALIMKEIMKEILLTIVVIITIFTACVQEEESVIANQKDGLMNVMIKIPGEDQIYMATKAGPYEDGETIYVKIPTLEEDPLDVTELKPTVSVQNNCFVIPALPNMVDFTEPYKITVVNAFGEQKTNYIEVVPTPMRTVFKSLWFKSAQELGIVNSNISGMSVTKDYLIVRNGDEGIRIFDRNNVSYVKTLKAPYPTLNMSVNTDAGGNVIVNRYNMWGAGFRVFLYRDIKNLPDGALGEEILEYTPSGLVLGTKMTVTGNLSTGKAYIYATAENDKNIYYWEFNDGVVKSKIPNVISYDNAGTNWTTALVKRKNIDDNSDLYVSYMHYDGGDSGTQAKGSRFEILSTNDQIPMQMEKNNHEYKILGFETFEINNEEFLVMTTQAFWAWDGTFTRIFDITNREKIELKPGETGYEDFFLMGSAIYGGVNYNRWGDVSVYVDNYDAYIYVSVAAMEPDKAGVFAYRMIYTPQ, encoded by the coding sequence ATGGAAATAACTTCTTTAATTGCATTAATTATGAAAGAAATAATGAAAGAAATATTATTAACAATAGTCGTCATAATTACCATTTTTACCGCTTGTGTTCAAGAAGAAGAGTCGGTTATTGCAAATCAGAAAGATGGTTTAATGAATGTTATGATTAAAATTCCTGGTGAAGATCAAATATATATGGCTACTAAAGCAGGACCATACGAGGATGGTGAAACTATTTATGTAAAAATACCCACTCTTGAAGAAGATCCTCTTGATGTTACAGAATTAAAACCTACTGTAAGTGTACAAAACAATTGCTTTGTAATACCAGCATTGCCTAATATGGTAGATTTCACAGAGCCATATAAAATCACTGTAGTGAATGCTTTTGGAGAACAAAAAACAAATTATATAGAAGTGGTCCCAACTCCTATGAGAACAGTGTTCAAATCGTTATGGTTTAAAAGTGCTCAGGAATTGGGAATTGTAAACTCAAATATATCAGGAATGTCTGTAACAAAAGATTACCTTATTGTTCGAAATGGAGATGAAGGTATTCGTATTTTTGACAGGAACAATGTAAGTTATGTAAAAACACTAAAGGCTCCTTATCCAACACTTAATATGAGTGTTAATACAGACGCGGGCGGAAATGTAATTGTAAATCGTTACAACATGTGGGGCGCAGGATTCAGGGTATTTCTCTACAGAGATATCAAAAATTTGCCTGATGGTGCATTGGGAGAAGAGATACTGGAATATACTCCTTCTGGATTGGTATTAGGTACAAAAATGACGGTAACCGGTAACCTTTCCACAGGTAAGGCTTATATTTATGCTACGGCTGAAAATGACAAGAATATTTATTATTGGGAATTTAACGATGGAGTAGTCAAATCTAAAATACCCAATGTGATTAGCTATGATAATGCTGGAACTAATTGGACTACTGCATTAGTAAAAAGGAAGAATATCGACGACAACTCTGACCTCTATGTATCTTATATGCATTATGATGGGGGTGATAGCGGAACACAAGCAAAAGGGAGTAGATTTGAAATTCTGAGCACGAACGATCAAATTCCAATGCAAATGGAAAAGAACAATCATGAATATAAAATTCTTGGGTTTGAAACTTTTGAAATTAACAATGAAGAGTTCCTGGTCATGACAACGCAGGCATTCTGGGCGTGGGATGGAACATTTACTCGCATATTCGATATAACGAATAGAGAAAAGATTGAATTGAAACCAGGTGAAACAGGCTACGAAGATTTCTTCTTAATGGGATCTGCTATATATGGAGGTGTAAATTATAATAGATGGGGTGATGTTTCGGTATATGTAGATAATTATGATGCATATATCTATGTATCAGTTGCGGCTATGGAACCTGACAAAGCAGGAGTATTTGCCTATAGAATGATTTATACTCCTCAGTGA